In the genome of Colletotrichum lupini chromosome 8, complete sequence, one region contains:
- a CDS encoding calcineurin-like phosphoesterase: protein MTFKVASFIWALAAFTGLSRQSPILHRRDKASDPLSFSKDGSFKISIFEDLHFGENAWEAFGPAADKKTVGVITKVLDDAKPDLVVLNGDLITGENAFAENATFVLDQLVKPIVDRSIPWASTYGNHDYQQNITGSDIMAREKQWPNSRTQKMVSGSNAGVSNYYLPVYASGCTKDDCTPELVLWFFDSRGGYYFMQTGSNDAAKLVGQPNWVDESVVNWFKSTNSDLNKKHNKNIPGVAFVYILPKASSAIQSQGIDPEKMSRNRDSNRTSQGARHRLLRS, encoded by the exons ATGACTTTCAAAGTGGCGAGTTTCATCTGGGCATTGGCTGCATTTACAGGACTGTCCCGTCAATCCCCAATACTGCACCGTCGCGACAAAGCCTCAGATCCGTTGAGCTTCAGTAAAGATGGCAGCTTCAAGATCTCCATCTTCGAAGATCTTCATTTCGGAGAGA ACGCCTGGGAAGCATTCGGCCCTGCTGCAGACAAGAAAACTGTCGGTGTCATCACCAAGGTGCTAGATGATGCCAAGCCAGACTTGGTGGTACTAAACGGTGACCTCATCACTGGAGAAAATGCCTTTGCAGAAAACGCAACATTCGTCCTCGATCAGTTGGTGAAGCCCATAGTCGATCGGAGTATTCCCTGGGCTAGCACTTACGGTAATCACGACTATCAGCAAAATATTACGGGGAGCGATATCATGGCGCGCGAGAAACAATGGCCAAATTCTCGAACGCAAAAGATGGTCAGTGGCTCCAACGCTGGGGTATCCAATTACTATCTACCGGTTTATGCTTCCGGCTGCACGAAAGACGATTGTACGCCGGAGCTGGTGTTATGGTTCTTTGACAGCAGAGGCGGTTACTATTTCATGCAGACTGGATCGAATGATGCAGCGAAGTTGGTGGGCCAGCCCAACTGGGTCGACGAAAGTGTTGTCAACTGGTTCAAGTCCACCAATTCAGATCTCAACAAGAAACACAACAAGAACATTCCGGGTGTCGCATTTGTTTACATCCTACCAAAGGCCTCGAGTGCTATTCAATCGCAGGGCATCGACCCTGAGAAGAtgtcacgtaacagggatagtaatcgcacctcacaaggtgcccgtcac CGCTTACTTCGCTCTTAA